A section of the Candidatus Eisenbacteria bacterium genome encodes:
- a CDS encoding sigma-70 family RNA polymerase sigma factor, with the protein MSELKPPSAAELQALPDSELVQHAQQGETRAFDELVRRYQDRVYRLTAKILRNDEDAAEALQDAFLSAFKGLKNFKAESTFSTWLYRIATNAALMKIRRRREGHVSYEQSQSREEGAEPLAIADWSAQPLEELLDSETRAVMQEGVDQLSPELRTVFVMRDVEGLSNTEVAEALELTVPAVKSRLHRARIHLRDRLHRYFADKLHRRAPRPS; encoded by the coding sequence GTGTCGGAGCTGAAACCGCCGAGCGCGGCCGAGCTGCAGGCGCTGCCCGACAGCGAACTGGTGCAACACGCGCAGCAGGGCGAAACGCGCGCGTTCGACGAGCTGGTGCGACGCTACCAGGATCGCGTCTACCGGCTCACCGCGAAGATCCTGCGCAATGACGAGGATGCGGCCGAAGCGCTTCAGGATGCGTTTCTCTCCGCATTCAAGGGGCTCAAGAACTTCAAGGCCGAGTCGACCTTCTCGACCTGGCTCTACCGCATCGCGACCAACGCCGCACTGATGAAAATCCGACGCCGGCGCGAGGGACACGTCTCGTACGAGCAGTCGCAGAGTCGTGAGGAGGGCGCGGAGCCGCTCGCCATCGCGGACTGGTCCGCGCAGCCGCTCGAGGAACTGCTCGACTCCGAGACGCGCGCCGTCATGCAGGAGGGTGTGGATCAGCTGTCGCCCGAATTGCGAACGGTCTTCGTGATGCGGGACGTCGAGGGACTGTCGAACACCGAGGTCGCAGAGGCGCTCGAGCTGACGGTGCCGGCGGTCAAGTCGCGGTTGCACCGTGCACGGATCCATTTGCGGGACCGACTTCATCGCTACTTTGCGGACAAGCTGCACCGGCGCGCGCCGCGACCGTCGTGA